In Micromonospora sp. WMMD980, the following are encoded in one genomic region:
- a CDS encoding DegT/DnrJ/EryC1/StrS family aminotransferase: MSDTRYIPMPARLREAVYDDAPTALDLLRLARRPHQNTPAAAGRALARHLASPDPVLLTDSGTSALTLALRCLGIGAEDEVALATFNCPQVVDAILAVDAVPVLFDSDSVTGAPDPASLARAITGRTRAILLTHHFGAVADSTGELLNLARSAAIPVIDDAAQALGASLHSIPAGRLGDIGVLSFGRTKPVNCFGGGALLLTSRFQPPRMAPPGRNTVRRHALRLGYERFVRARGPAARRALSRVLAPRPLLHDVAEALAARPAGANPPTPMAPASVMLLVRQPPFEMLLVGVGRRGAATA, translated from the coding sequence GTGAGCGACACCCGTTACATTCCAATGCCGGCCCGGCTGCGCGAGGCCGTGTACGACGACGCGCCCACCGCCCTGGACCTCCTGCGATTGGCCCGACGGCCGCACCAGAACACCCCGGCCGCAGCGGGCCGTGCGCTCGCGCGGCACCTCGCGTCTCCCGACCCGGTGCTGCTGACTGACTCGGGCACCAGCGCACTCACCCTGGCGCTGCGGTGCCTGGGCATCGGCGCCGAGGACGAGGTTGCTCTCGCAACGTTCAACTGCCCCCAAGTCGTCGACGCGATCCTGGCCGTTGACGCGGTGCCGGTGCTGTTCGACAGCGATTCCGTCACGGGGGCGCCGGACCCCGCTAGCCTGGCTCGCGCGATCACAGGGCGGACCCGCGCCATCCTCCTCACCCACCATTTCGGTGCGGTGGCCGACAGCACCGGCGAACTGCTGAACCTCGCGCGATCGGCGGCGATACCCGTCATCGATGATGCGGCACAAGCCTTGGGCGCGAGCCTGCACAGCATCCCGGCGGGCCGGCTGGGCGACATCGGTGTCCTGAGCTTCGGGCGGACCAAGCCGGTGAACTGCTTCGGCGGCGGCGCGCTGCTCCTGACGTCCCGCTTCCAGCCACCCCGGATGGCTCCTCCCGGCCGCAACACCGTACGCCGTCACGCGCTGAGATTGGGCTACGAGCGTTTTGTGCGCGCACGCGGCCCTGCCGCACGGCGAGCTCTGTCACGCGTTCTCGCGCCACGTCCACTCCTGCACGACGTCGCGGAGGCGCTGGCGGCCCGGCCGGCGGGTGCGAATCCGCCCACGCCGATGGCTCCAGCGTCGGTCATGCTGCTAGTACGGCAGCCGCCGTTTGAGATGTTGCTGGTGGGGGTCGGTAGACGAGGTGCGGCCACCGCGTGA
- a CDS encoding TIM barrel protein: protein MTAGIHPLMPFWGLDVSQLDQRWLDCGHGVEALLFRADELHELAVLERNLSTVAPTGPLTMHFPMDANYLEDRWIRDRLYEFIDIALRHGGRGVVVHTNYLIPVERLYRHDLAALRQRFLDLFSEVDEYLAGTGLWLGVENMPLIGDLGDDVDAVFVYPSDFAALRFNNVGITFDLAHWVGALESSHQAARHELPAEILPPVQHCDLLDVTALRDRIKHLHFGAVSGVALPIRRSRAQGGDLPGDDPRYAALAQSMCGAGLTMSLELTEADYRRRVNLWRGLDWLSNRGFVAGGQAPA, encoded by the coding sequence GTGACCGCCGGAATCCACCCCCTCATGCCGTTCTGGGGCTTGGACGTCAGCCAGCTTGACCAGCGTTGGCTCGACTGCGGACACGGCGTCGAGGCGCTGCTGTTCCGCGCTGACGAACTGCACGAGCTAGCCGTGTTGGAACGCAATCTGTCAACCGTAGCACCGACTGGTCCCCTGACCATGCACTTCCCAATGGACGCCAACTACCTCGAAGATCGCTGGATCCGGGACCGGCTGTACGAGTTCATCGACATCGCGCTGCGCCATGGCGGGAGGGGAGTGGTGGTACACACCAACTACCTCATTCCGGTGGAGCGCCTGTACCGTCACGACCTTGCCGCGTTGCGACAGCGGTTCCTCGACCTGTTCAGCGAGGTGGACGAGTACCTTGCCGGGACGGGGCTCTGGCTCGGCGTGGAGAACATGCCGCTGATCGGCGACCTCGGTGACGATGTGGACGCGGTCTTCGTCTACCCGTCCGACTTCGCCGCTCTTCGCTTCAACAACGTCGGGATCACCTTCGACCTCGCCCATTGGGTCGGCGCGCTGGAGAGCAGCCATCAGGCCGCCAGGCACGAACTGCCTGCGGAGATCCTGCCGCCGGTGCAGCACTGCGACCTGCTCGACGTCACCGCCCTCCGGGACAGGATCAAACATCTACACTTCGGCGCGGTATCCGGCGTTGCGCTCCCGATCCGCCGGTCGCGGGCGCAGGGTGGCGATCTGCCCGGCGATGATCCGCGGTACGCCGCCCTGGCACAGTCCATGTGCGGTGCCGGACTCACGATGAGCTTGGAGTTGACCGAGGCGGACTACCGCCGACGCGTGAACCTGTGGCGAGGACTCGACTGGCTGAGCAACCGCGGCTTCGTCGCCGGCGGGCAGGCCCCGGCGTGA
- a CDS encoding GNAT family N-acetyltransferase: MSAATVTGLRTVTDRRTWAALAAQAVGATFFHSWEWAECVSREFGWRPHRHVIDTPRGRWLCQSFQTSRGLESGPIGYGGPLPLSDAAEADHPEAVLAAVEEAVGTRFTRIVCSPDLELTLNRAGGREQRTSIVRPARSWDLTWSSVLTGNARTAVRACRHNGVTVTMVRDAAEVNSVYDIYDESMERVGATYRTPPALLRALVSLGDDHVWFLRADCQGRPIGIGMFFRHSHHLFHWIGAYRSADRHLMSTHAILGAAVKEAVERGTTVIDLGASMTEGQLFAKSRWGAVERPYQVYEEATS, translated from the coding sequence GTGAGCGCCGCGACCGTCACGGGGCTACGTACGGTGACGGACCGGAGGACGTGGGCTGCTCTGGCAGCACAGGCGGTCGGCGCCACCTTCTTTCACAGCTGGGAGTGGGCCGAGTGCGTCAGCCGCGAGTTCGGCTGGCGACCCCACCGGCATGTGATTGACACGCCTCGCGGCCGCTGGCTGTGCCAGAGCTTCCAGACCTCCCGCGGACTCGAGTCGGGGCCCATCGGATACGGCGGCCCGCTGCCGCTATCCGACGCTGCGGAGGCCGACCACCCGGAAGCCGTCCTCGCTGCCGTGGAGGAAGCGGTGGGAACACGGTTCACCAGGATCGTCTGTTCTCCGGACCTGGAACTCACGCTGAATCGGGCGGGCGGTCGCGAGCAGAGGACCAGCATCGTGCGCCCAGCCCGCTCCTGGGACCTCACCTGGTCCTCCGTACTAACCGGCAACGCGCGAACGGCGGTGCGCGCGTGCCGGCACAACGGTGTCACGGTGACCATGGTCCGGGACGCGGCCGAGGTGAACAGCGTCTACGACATCTACGACGAGTCGATGGAACGCGTCGGTGCCACCTACCGCACGCCACCCGCCTTGCTGCGGGCCCTGGTATCGCTCGGCGACGACCACGTCTGGTTTTTGCGGGCCGACTGCCAGGGGCGACCAATCGGGATCGGCATGTTCTTCCGACACTCACACCATCTGTTCCATTGGATAGGCGCCTACCGGTCGGCGGATCGTCACCTCATGTCCACGCACGCGATCCTCGGCGCCGCAGTGAAAGAGGCCGTAGAACGGGGCACGACGGTGATCGACCTCGGCGCTTCGATGACCGAGGGTCAGCTCTTCGCCAAGTCGCGCTGGGGAGCCGTGGAGCGGCCGTACCAAGTCTACGAGGAGGCAACTTCGTGA
- a CDS encoding condensation domain-containing protein: MPYREIPLSPLQREMWRAEQTTDSARENVYGALRLRGPLHMPALTEALDAVVRRHEPLRTCITGGTNPVQRIEERVFGLPVQEVSDLAEAIATVNADAATRIELDELPLWKVRLLRLAPDDHVLGYVFHHIMVDGWSLYLFLRDLSEAYALALAGKPADLPPLGYTYADYCAEESRSSESEPLASRIEHWRRLLPEELPVLDMPSDRPRVNGAESRGAAIELSIDAGLSLAMSDLAREHRCTVFNVILDAVGAATGSQAGTSQVILGVPFHNRTRRQQRAMVGYTANVLPMALNDLTGRCSVASLQRARAVSTAAMRHPGIPPEVIMRTLYGEEGLPYRFCLNVQAPPGISYAFPHLELSRVALIDNGTANFDYELRLIPDGDRIRGSLTYDADLFLPQRAESLWSDIRANLVEMTQSQHRGLA, translated from the coding sequence GTGCCATACCGCGAGATTCCTCTCTCACCGCTGCAGCGTGAGATGTGGCGCGCCGAGCAAACGACCGATTCGGCCCGCGAAAACGTCTACGGCGCGCTCCGGCTACGTGGCCCGCTGCACATGCCGGCGCTCACCGAAGCGTTGGACGCCGTGGTGCGTCGGCACGAGCCGCTGCGCACCTGCATCACGGGTGGCACCAACCCGGTCCAACGGATCGAGGAGCGAGTGTTCGGGCTCCCTGTCCAAGAGGTCTCCGATCTCGCAGAGGCGATCGCAACAGTCAACGCCGACGCCGCTACCAGGATCGAACTTGACGAACTCCCGCTGTGGAAGGTCCGGCTGCTGCGCCTCGCACCCGACGACCACGTGCTCGGATACGTGTTCCATCACATCATGGTCGACGGATGGTCGCTCTACTTGTTCCTGCGGGACTTGTCAGAGGCGTATGCCCTGGCGCTCGCCGGCAAACCAGCGGACCTTCCGCCGCTCGGCTACACGTACGCCGACTACTGCGCCGAAGAATCGCGATCTTCCGAATCGGAACCGCTCGCCTCCCGTATCGAGCACTGGCGGCGTCTGCTCCCCGAGGAGCTGCCCGTTCTGGACATGCCCTCCGACCGACCCCGCGTGAACGGCGCGGAGAGCCGCGGCGCAGCGATTGAGCTCTCGATCGACGCAGGCCTGTCCCTCGCGATGAGTGATCTCGCCAGGGAACACCGGTGCACCGTCTTCAACGTCATCCTTGACGCGGTCGGTGCCGCAACCGGCTCGCAGGCGGGGACCTCCCAGGTGATCCTCGGCGTGCCGTTTCACAACCGGACCCGCCGGCAACAGAGGGCGATGGTCGGTTACACCGCCAATGTGCTGCCCATGGCCCTGAACGACCTAACCGGCCGCTGCTCCGTCGCAAGCCTTCAGCGCGCTCGGGCCGTGAGTACGGCAGCTATGCGCCATCCCGGCATCCCACCCGAGGTCATCATGCGAACCCTGTACGGCGAGGAGGGCCTGCCCTATCGGTTCTGCCTCAACGTGCAAGCCCCGCCCGGCATCTCCTACGCGTTCCCCCACCTCGAGTTGTCCCGCGTGGCCCTGATAGACAACGGCACCGCGAACTTTGATTACGAGCTTAGGCTCATCCCGGATGGCGACCGGATCAGAGGCTCCCTGACGTACGACGCGGACCTGTTCCTCCCGCAGCGCGCCGAATCTCTCTGGTCGGACATCCGGGCGAACCTTGTGGAGATGACCCAATCGCAGCATCGAGGGCTGGCGTGA
- a CDS encoding NAD-dependent epimerase/dehydratase family protein — MNLEHFRGKRILVTGAAGFIGGHLVHRLVALGAAVVGLDRVPAAEFPGERHLVGDVTTLDPSIVREIQPELVFHLASVVGVTEAAADADITTDAIVGGTREVLDAAARAGCRHFVFVSSSEVYGEAVAFPITESTPHAPLSAYGKAKSTAERLVQEQTKAHGMRATIIRPFNVYGPRQRLDFVIPRFVSLALRDKAITLVGDGQQLRTFTYITDFVAGTLAAVAEKSHGPAIYNISGADTWNLEAVAVGVVRALGSRSEIVIVDPADLHRPPDIEIKHRVASHSLAGRQLGYVPQVPLMEGIGKVAAAMRQPVELAGVS; from the coding sequence ATGAACCTCGAACACTTCCGCGGGAAACGGATCCTCGTCACGGGAGCCGCCGGCTTCATCGGCGGACACCTCGTGCATCGTCTGGTGGCGCTCGGAGCGGCCGTCGTGGGTCTCGACCGCGTACCCGCCGCCGAGTTCCCTGGCGAGCGTCACCTCGTCGGCGACGTGACCACACTCGATCCCTCGATCGTTCGCGAGATCCAGCCGGAACTCGTGTTCCACCTGGCATCCGTCGTGGGCGTGACCGAGGCGGCTGCCGATGCGGACATCACGACCGACGCCATCGTCGGCGGCACGAGAGAAGTCCTCGATGCGGCCGCGCGCGCCGGTTGCCGGCACTTCGTGTTCGTGTCGTCGTCGGAGGTCTATGGAGAAGCGGTCGCGTTCCCCATCACCGAATCGACGCCTCACGCCCCGCTGTCCGCCTACGGCAAGGCCAAGTCCACGGCGGAGCGGCTGGTCCAGGAGCAGACGAAAGCTCACGGCATGCGGGCGACGATCATTCGCCCGTTCAACGTCTACGGCCCTCGCCAGCGTCTCGACTTCGTCATTCCCCGCTTCGTGTCCCTGGCGCTTCGCGACAAGGCCATCACGCTCGTCGGAGACGGCCAGCAGCTGCGCACCTTCACCTACATCACGGACTTCGTTGCGGGCACCCTGGCCGCCGTAGCCGAGAAAAGCCATGGCCCAGCCATCTACAACATCTCGGGAGCGGACACCTGGAATCTGGAGGCTGTCGCCGTCGGCGTCGTGCGGGCACTCGGTTCCCGCAGCGAGATCGTCATCGTCGATCCGGCAGACCTCCACCGGCCGCCGGACATCGAGATCAAGCACCGGGTTGCCTCGCACAGCCTCGCCGGTCGCCAGCTGGGATACGTGCCGCAAGTGCCCCTCATGGAAGGCATCGGCAAGGTAGCTGCGGCGATGCGGCAACCGGTCGAGTTGGCCGGGGTGAGCTAA
- a CDS encoding MFS transporter translates to MNAVSTTADSGQRIPTRRAETDFYLFWAGEAVSDLFARVTLIALPLAAIYILDATPEQVGGLGSVATLPLLLITPFVGVLVDRVRLRPLLIGINLSRALLLGSIPLLAWLTDLHLLYFMVVAFLVGVLAAVFNIAYLAYVPTLVDRHRLTWANGVLSTTTSIADTAGPAIGGLLIALLTAPGAITFDAIGMLLSALAMTAIRRREPPREPVARRGMRGVLVDIRVGLRKTLGNRVLGTLAGFSAWGNFFDQVIMANFLLFATSTLQLKPSVIGVLLAAIGVGSLIGGICANRIGAKLRLGTNLVLGRLVAAAGPLVLVVLAGSGPVAIGVMALGFAIYGFGFTHFNVHAVTLRQLMVAPSIMGRVNASYRVVAHGSLPLGAATAGILGGWLGFRESLAVAAAALVVAALAFAFTPPSRLAAAPSSPTLR, encoded by the coding sequence GTGAACGCTGTCTCCACCACCGCCGACTCCGGCCAACGCATCCCTACGCGACGGGCCGAGACGGACTTTTACCTGTTCTGGGCCGGCGAAGCAGTGTCAGACCTGTTTGCAAGGGTCACCCTCATCGCGTTGCCCCTCGCCGCGATCTACATCCTCGATGCCACGCCCGAGCAGGTGGGCGGTCTCGGTAGCGTCGCCACGCTGCCGCTGCTGCTGATCACACCGTTCGTTGGGGTGCTAGTCGATCGTGTACGGCTGCGTCCGCTGCTCATCGGCATCAACCTGTCCCGGGCGCTGTTACTGGGCTCCATCCCGCTGCTGGCTTGGCTGACCGATCTCCACCTGCTCTACTTCATGGTCGTCGCGTTCCTCGTCGGGGTGTTGGCCGCGGTATTCAACATCGCCTACCTGGCCTACGTCCCGACGCTAGTCGACCGCCACCGGCTCACCTGGGCCAACGGGGTCTTGAGCACGACCACGTCGATCGCCGACACCGCCGGGCCCGCCATCGGCGGCCTGCTGATCGCGTTGCTCACCGCGCCGGGCGCCATCACGTTCGACGCGATCGGCATGTTGCTGTCCGCCTTAGCCATGACGGCAATAAGGCGCCGCGAACCTCCCCGCGAGCCGGTAGCCCGCCGAGGAATGCGCGGGGTGCTCGTCGACATCCGCGTCGGCCTGCGCAAGACCCTGGGAAACCGGGTGCTCGGGACACTCGCCGGCTTCAGCGCGTGGGGCAACTTCTTCGACCAGGTGATCATGGCGAACTTCCTGCTGTTCGCCACAAGCACCCTGCAGCTCAAGCCGAGCGTCATCGGCGTGCTGCTGGCCGCCATCGGCGTTGGCTCGCTGATTGGCGGAATCTGCGCGAACCGCATCGGGGCGAAGCTGAGGTTGGGCACGAACCTCGTGCTCGGCAGACTCGTCGCGGCGGCAGGCCCGCTGGTCCTCGTTGTCTTGGCCGGCAGCGGCCCAGTGGCCATCGGAGTGATGGCCTTGGGGTTCGCGATCTACGGATTCGGGTTCACCCACTTCAACGTCCATGCCGTCACCCTTCGGCAGCTCATGGTCGCGCCGTCGATCATGGGCAGGGTCAACGCGAGCTACAGGGTAGTCGCTCACGGCAGCCTGCCACTCGGGGCCGCGACCGCGGGAATCCTCGGCGGTTGGCTCGGCTTCCGGGAGAGCCTCGCGGTGGCCGCAGCCGCACTCGTGGTCGCTGCCTTGGCCTTTGCCTTCACGCCACCCAGCCGATTGGCGGCCGCGCCGTCATCGCCCACCCTTCGCTGA
- a CDS encoding nucleotide sugar dehydrogenase, which translates to MPQLDLAVLGLGYVGMPLAYEASLSGLSVVGVDIDGDVVDGLMAGHSHIRDVSDEDLSRMLAGGFTATIAADVISAAATVVICVPTPLDDQRRPNISAVQAAARRVSAHLAPGTLVVLESTTYPGTTEEVILPILEQSGLAAGTDFFLAFSPERIDPGNPEFSLRNTPKIVGGHTATCATVAESFYSRIVNKVVPVRGTREAEMAKLLENTYRYVNVGLINEMLLLSDALGLDFWEVVGAAATKPFGFQSFTPGPGVGGHCIPVDPIYLSHRLRDLGSNSEFIDIADRTNERMPRYVAARVMKLLPPPEDRPASVALLGVAYKEDVADARESPAVPLAEHLVAAGADVRFHDPYIEYLPVRGADLAPLRSLDEAFRFADVVVVLQRHSQYVNTSFSPARLVLDTRGFLHGDNVVRL; encoded by the coding sequence ATGCCTCAACTTGATCTAGCAGTCCTGGGCCTCGGCTACGTCGGCATGCCGCTCGCGTATGAGGCGTCCCTGAGCGGGCTGAGCGTGGTGGGCGTTGACATCGACGGTGACGTCGTGGATGGCCTCATGGCCGGCCACTCGCACATTCGAGACGTGTCCGACGAAGACCTGAGCCGGATGCTTGCAGGTGGCTTCACCGCTACGATCGCCGCCGACGTCATCAGCGCCGCGGCGACGGTGGTGATCTGCGTCCCGACCCCGTTGGACGATCAACGTCGCCCCAACATTTCGGCCGTCCAGGCCGCCGCCCGGCGGGTCTCAGCCCATCTCGCTCCCGGCACCCTGGTGGTCTTGGAGTCCACGACCTATCCGGGCACCACTGAGGAGGTGATCCTGCCGATCCTCGAACAGTCCGGTCTGGCCGCCGGCACGGACTTTTTCCTGGCCTTCTCGCCGGAACGGATCGACCCAGGGAATCCCGAGTTCAGCCTGCGGAACACACCCAAGATCGTAGGTGGCCATACAGCAACCTGCGCGACGGTCGCCGAGAGCTTCTACTCCCGCATCGTCAACAAGGTGGTTCCGGTGCGGGGCACGCGGGAGGCCGAGATGGCAAAACTCCTCGAGAACACCTACCGGTACGTCAATGTCGGGCTCATCAACGAAATGCTGTTGCTCAGTGACGCGTTGGGCTTGGACTTCTGGGAGGTGGTGGGCGCCGCGGCGACGAAGCCCTTTGGCTTCCAGTCGTTCACTCCGGGCCCGGGAGTCGGCGGTCACTGCATACCGGTCGACCCGATCTATCTCTCCCACCGATTACGAGACCTGGGTAGCAACTCAGAGTTCATCGACATCGCCGATCGGACGAACGAGCGCATGCCACGCTACGTCGCTGCCCGGGTGATGAAGCTGCTTCCACCCCCCGAGGACCGCCCCGCCTCGGTCGCGCTGCTCGGGGTCGCCTACAAGGAGGATGTCGCCGACGCACGGGAGTCCCCTGCCGTACCTCTCGCCGAGCATCTCGTCGCCGCAGGAGCCGACGTCAGGTTCCACGACCCGTACATCGAGTACCTGCCGGTGCGCGGCGCCGACCTGGCTCCGCTCCGGTCGCTGGACGAAGCGTTCCGCTTCGCGGACGTGGTCGTCGTACTTCAACGACACAGCCAGTACGTGAACACCAGCTTCAGCCCGGCAAGACTGGTGCTGGACACCCGCGGCTTCCTGCACGGCGACAACGTGGTGCGGCTGTGA
- a CDS encoding AMP-binding protein, which translates to MPGPCVTPESRVAVLGRRSPDLIVCILGTLLAGACFAVLDQSYPRRRLQSMAELMEPHAVVASGVASHPQVDAPHIDVTAISSGGGGIAVGAASNVAYLAFTSGTTGVPKCLVGGHDAVVHYLRWSVDEFEYSADDRFSMISGLSHDPLLRDVFLPLSIGASVHIPDGRTWARPAALAQWLAEQEITSAHLTPSVARRVLVPALTRLPRLRRILLGGEPLRWRDLQQFRAAAPNTRLTTVYGTTETPQVAMHLTPSDEDIATGDGPVPLGKPAPGFHVRLVGPNGSEPPLGEPGEIIVRSPHLALGRIVDGRITPLGQEHATGDRGHLTQTGELIFDGRTDRQVKIRGLRVELGEVEEALRRCPGVKDAIATVIPADPADPVSEATLGATAVVAPDAKLDKRKLAAHLATLLPMGAVPSVLDVRTDIPISPNGKLEAESFESLRNIPIDRRPRMPDAPPRRT; encoded by the coding sequence TTGCCGGGGCCCTGCGTCACACCCGAATCGAGGGTGGCGGTGCTCGGCAGACGCAGCCCGGACCTGATCGTCTGCATCCTCGGTACGCTGCTGGCCGGGGCCTGCTTCGCCGTGCTTGATCAGTCGTACCCACGCCGGCGGCTGCAGTCCATGGCGGAGCTGATGGAGCCGCACGCGGTCGTCGCTTCCGGGGTTGCGAGCCATCCACAAGTCGACGCTCCGCACATCGATGTGACTGCCATCAGCAGCGGCGGTGGTGGCATCGCGGTCGGCGCCGCCTCAAACGTCGCCTACCTAGCCTTCACCTCGGGCACAACCGGAGTGCCGAAATGCCTGGTGGGTGGTCATGATGCCGTCGTTCACTACCTACGGTGGAGCGTCGACGAGTTCGAGTACTCGGCGGACGACCGTTTCAGCATGATCTCGGGGTTGTCGCACGACCCACTCCTGCGCGACGTTTTCCTCCCGCTGTCCATCGGCGCGAGCGTGCACATACCCGACGGGCGCACCTGGGCCCGCCCAGCAGCCCTCGCACAATGGCTCGCGGAGCAGGAGATCACGTCCGCGCATCTGACCCCTAGCGTGGCCCGGCGCGTGCTCGTACCGGCACTCACTCGCCTGCCCCGACTTCGCCGCATTCTCCTAGGTGGCGAGCCGCTGCGCTGGCGCGATCTCCAGCAGTTCAGGGCGGCCGCCCCGAATACCCGGCTCACGACGGTGTACGGAACCACCGAGACACCACAAGTAGCGATGCACCTGACGCCCTCAGATGAGGACATCGCCACGGGTGATGGCCCAGTGCCACTGGGAAAGCCGGCGCCCGGGTTCCACGTACGGCTGGTAGGCCCGAACGGGTCGGAGCCGCCGCTGGGCGAGCCGGGCGAGATCATCGTCCGATCGCCCCACCTCGCCCTCGGTCGCATCGTCGACGGACGGATAACCCCGCTCGGACAAGAGCACGCGACTGGCGACCGTGGGCATCTCACTCAAACCGGTGAACTGATTTTCGACGGCCGCACCGATCGCCAGGTGAAGATTCGCGGCCTGCGGGTCGAGCTGGGCGAGGTGGAAGAGGCTCTCCGCCGGTGCCCTGGCGTCAAAGACGCCATCGCCACGGTCATACCGGCCGACCCGGCGGATCCCGTCTCGGAGGCCACCCTCGGCGCCACCGCAGTCGTCGCACCGGACGCCAAGCTCGACAAGCGCAAACTAGCCGCCCACCTCGCGACCCTGCTGCCGATGGGTGCTGTCCCGTCCGTGCTCGACGTCCGCACCGACATACCGATCAGCCCGAACGGAAAGCTCGAAGCGGAATCCTTCGAAAGCTTGCGGAACATCCCGATCGACCGTCGGCCCCGGATGCCCGACGCGCCACCCCGGCGCACCTGA
- a CDS encoding ISAs1 family transposase, which produces MPALPSSLISSLSCAPALTVAETAGGLPEALAGLPDPRARRGVRHRLTVVVTAAVCAVVAGYRSYAAIAEWVADVPATTALALGMPADRRPSEAMIRRLLQAMDPQLLTAAISVWLAGRATATTSTAGRAIAVDGKTLRGSRTTDTPARHVMTACDQATGVVLASIDVDGKTNEITRFAPLLDQISDLRDTVITADALHCQREHVDYLAERGAHWILTVKGNQPHLHAQLTALPWRAVPDATRDTDRGHGRREIRSCKILTISTGIDFPHAAQAIQIRRRRRRLDQPKRFTTETVYAITDLRVHQAKPAQLAAWTREHWSIENKVHWVRDVTYDEDRSQIRTGTGPEVMAALRNAAIGALRTAGVTNIAAANRHHARDSIRPLALLGIT; this is translated from the coding sequence ATGCCCGCGCTGCCATCATCGCTGATCTCGTCCCTGTCCTGCGCACCGGCTCTGACCGTTGCCGAAACCGCTGGTGGGCTGCCCGAAGCGCTCGCTGGTCTGCCTGATCCACGGGCCCGGCGAGGTGTCCGGCATCGGCTGACGGTCGTGGTCACCGCAGCCGTGTGTGCTGTGGTCGCCGGCTACCGCTCGTACGCCGCGATCGCCGAATGGGTCGCCGACGTGCCGGCCACGACGGCTCTCGCCCTGGGCATGCCTGCCGACCGGCGCCCGTCGGAGGCGATGATCCGCCGGCTGTTACAGGCCATGGACCCGCAGCTACTGACCGCGGCGATCAGTGTCTGGCTCGCCGGCCGGGCCACCGCCACCACCTCAACGGCCGGCCGGGCGATCGCCGTCGACGGCAAGACCCTGCGCGGCTCCCGCACCACCGACACCCCTGCCCGGCACGTGATGACCGCCTGCGACCAGGCCACCGGTGTGGTCCTGGCCAGCATCGACGTCGACGGCAAGACCAACGAGATCACCCGGTTCGCGCCGCTGCTCGACCAGATCAGCGACCTGCGCGACACGGTGATCACCGCCGACGCCCTGCACTGCCAACGCGAGCATGTCGACTACCTCGCCGAGCGCGGCGCGCACTGGATCCTGACCGTCAAAGGCAACCAACCCCACCTGCACGCCCAGCTCACCGCACTGCCCTGGCGGGCAGTCCCCGACGCCACCCGCGACACCGACCGCGGACACGGCCGCCGCGAGATCCGCAGCTGCAAGATCCTGACGATCTCCACCGGCATCGACTTCCCGCACGCCGCCCAAGCCATCCAGATCCGCCGCCGCAGACGCCGCCTCGACCAGCCGAAACGCTTCACCACCGAGACCGTCTACGCCATCACCGACCTCCGCGTCCACCAGGCAAAACCAGCACAACTGGCAGCGTGGACCCGCGAGCACTGGTCGATCGAGAACAAGGTCCACTGGGTCCGCGACGTCACCTACGACGAGGACCGCAGCCAGATCCGCACCGGCACCGGACCCGAGGTCATGGCCGCTCTACGCAACGCCGCGATCGGCGCACTCCGCACCGCTGGCGTCACCAACATCGCCGCCGCCAACCGGCATCACGCCCGCGACAGCATCCGCCCGCTGGCACTGCTCGGCATCACCTGA